The Deinococcus sp. KNUC1210 nucleotide sequence GGGCTGTTATTCGGGTCGTTGGCCGCATATTCATTTCGAGGTGTATCCGTCGCTGGCGTCGGCCACCTCGGCCGCCAACAAGATCCAGACCTCGCAGCTTGCCATGCCGGAAGCCACCGCGCGTGCCGTCTACGCGACCAGCGGCTATTCCACCAGCGCGAGCAACCTCAATCAGAGTTCGCTGGCCAGCGACAACGTCTTCAGCGACGGCTACAACACCCAGATTCCCACCGTCAGCGGCAGTGTCTCGGCGGGCTACACACTGGAACTGACAGTGGGTCTGGCCCTCTGAGCGGTTGTCCGTTCAGTCCACGCCACGTACCCGCCGCCGCTGGTACGCGCCGGTCAGCAGTTCCGTGATGTACTCCCGCGTGAAGGGCATGCCGCTGGCCTCGGCAGCTCCGATCTCGGCGGCGCGGTCGTAGGGCAGGCGCACGAACTGGGCGCTGTAGCCCACGCCGTCTGGATGGTCGTCGAAATCGAGGATCAGATAACACGACAACGTGCTGTCGAGCGGATTGCCCACCGAGCCGCAGTTCAGCAGTGGCAGGCCCTCGACATCGAGCATCAGCGCTTCGTGAATGTCGGCGTAGACCAGCGCGTCGGCCTGCTGCATCAGGCCCAGCGCCGGGTTCGGCTCGAAGGCTGCTACCTGCTCGTGCAGGCTGCTGTGTGGATACAGCCGGTGAAACA carries:
- a CDS encoding metallophosphoesterase: MKLAVLADLHANLEATLSVHADLQRRGISEIWVLGDLVGKGPRPREVLAWVQAHATRVVQGNWDARVAGASHRPQDLWPRTLLSAAELRYLADLPYGIEETFARQVWRFVHAGSKGVFHRLYPHSSLHEQVAAFEPNPALGLMQQADALVYADIHEALMLDVEGLPLLNCGSVGNPLDSTLSCYLILDFDDHPDGVGYSAQFVRLPYDRAAEIGAAEASGMPFTREYITELLTGAYQRRRVRGVD